In Rubidibacter lacunae KORDI 51-2, one genomic interval encodes:
- a CDS encoding GUN4 domain-containing protein, translating to MRPSRLDYSRLNTLLEERSWHQANLETLVLLLNASHARGSFWIRINEVDRIPATTLRLIDRLWVNNSHGHFGFSVQGRILSDLSAPEYYEPHTWGQFADLVGWRKQGIWIDYCDLNLALDAPTGHLPRIDPMGKHYPGISYIWLLGALRRKLIPISTKPTTDEANNPDK from the coding sequence ATGCGACCATCCCGGCTCGATTACTCGCGTCTGAATACTTTGCTGGAAGAGCGTAGTTGGCACCAAGCCAATCTGGAAACGCTCGTTTTGCTGCTAAATGCTTCCCACGCACGTGGCAGTTTCTGGATAAGAATCAACGAAGTCGATCGAATTCCAGCCACCACCTTGCGCTTGATCGACCGCCTCTGGGTCAACAATAGTCACGGACATTTTGGCTTCAGCGTACAGGGTCGAATTCTGAGCGATCTGAGTGCACCCGAGTACTACGAACCTCATACATGGGGCCAATTTGCCGATCTCGTGGGTTGGCGCAAACAGGGGATATGGATTGATTACTGCGATCTCAACTTAGCACTCGATGCACCCACCGGACATTTACCGCGCATCGACCCGATGGGCAAACACTACCCGGGAATATCCTACATATGGCTGCTCGGTGCACTCAGACGCAAGCTGATACCAATTTCCACAAAACCTACGACAGATGAGGCAAACAATCCCGATAAGTAA